The Topomyia yanbarensis strain Yona2022 chromosome 3, ASM3024719v1, whole genome shotgun sequence nucleotide sequence TGAGTTCTGGATTCCAATGGGAAGGTATATCAGCGTGCCCATTAGAATTTGGATCTCTTTTTCGAAGCGCTTGACAAACTTGGAAAAGTTTGTGCGAGCATAGGTTATGGCTTCGGTCTGAGCGTTGATTCCGCCGTTCAGAATTTGCATGAATGCTAGTCGGTGAAGTTTAAACTCTAGCGTGCTGTTCCGAGCATCGAGCTCGGTTGAAAAACGACTCGACCACTCGAGAGCAGGCACCAGATTGTGATTGTGAATAGCTTCCCATATCCGGTGCAATTCGGCGTAGGGCTCTGGTGTGATTTCCTCTGCCGGCAAACCAGACTCATTAATCAGTGTGTCGGCAACATCGTCCATTCCTTGACGATAAAAGTGTTGAGCCATAATTTTGTTAAGCAGCGTAACGTTATGATCCAATTGGAACACATCGGTGCGCGAAGTGGCAGTGAAGTCGGCTACAAAATTACGATCGATCGCTTTGCCAACCTTGCTAACAGTACCGTGAAGATCCCGATGCTCCGTAGTTAGCCGTTGTAATTTATCTTTTGCTTTGGCCATCGCATCGTGTAACACTTCAATCTGCCCAGGTGTTAACTGCTCGTCGGATGGTGCTATGAataacaggaaaaaaaatattattgtaagaacCACATGGACGAATAGTAACACTGACGATGTTTTTTTTACTGCACACTAATAGACAGATCATTGGCCGCTCGAATTAGTAATGTGGATATAGGCGATATAGCAACGGACATGTTTCGTAAAACTCATACAATACACGGCAATACGTTTTGTAACCATCAAATGAATGTCTACTAGAGCCCATGTTGCATCAGGCAAATAAAGGCTGACGTAGTGGAAATTGCAATTGAATTAAATATCTTTTAAGAAAGCAGAGGCAACGAAATAGAAACATATTTTTCCACCGGTAAAATGCCTGCAACAGTTTGCGCGTAGTTTTCGTGTGAATTTTTACTATACACATTAacacatttttatttaatttcttcCCTCCACCGAAACCATTGTTGGGCGGCAATGAGTTTGCTGTATCGCTGCTTACATAAAGATTACATATGAAAACCGTTTAAGGGAACCAAAAATAGAAATTGTTTGCCCTTGACTAAGCTGCGTAGAACGTCTGCTTATCCGAATAACGAATCGTCAACCGAGAAAGAACACgcaacaaaaacatttttttgataaATCCACCACCCACTCACCTTCTGCGATTGACGAACGCAGCTTTTCGATGAAGGCAATTACGTCGCCAATAATACGCTGCGAATGGTCATTTATTGCGGAAAATTTGGTTATAACTTTATCGACTTCCTTTTCGACGGCGGCACAGGACTCCATCCTAGACTGACGATGCGTATACACTagactttttttgttttgcgtCAGTAGATCTTCTTTCTAGCGCGACGAAATTGTCTTCTTACCGCTGCTCCAGGTTTTTCTGACACCCTTCCCAGACAACAAAGACAATGTTGAGGCAAACAACTTTTAACGCGATATTCCAATTATTTCCTATCTTTACCAACTTTACATACGCTGATCATCAATTCAAGTGACCAAAAGTAGGCCAACTTCAACTATCACGGGAAAAAACTCAATATTGTTTCTAGTTTGCTTCCATATTTGCAAGCCTTCTCCTTTCGAATGTTTGGTTCAACGACAATAACACAATAGTATTGTTACTCGTAGATTTTCACTAGCATCACTCACAAGCAGTCGACTATCGACTATCTGGTTTTGAAACGAAGAACGCTTTTTACTTTCCTCCCGTTGTCGGAGCacaataatattgaaaaatgttccagCCGCCAGGGAAAATCAAGAACCGTGATGGAAAAAAACGATGATTTTGCACCATCAAGCTTCAGCGCAGTTAACAGCTGTCATTCAGAGCCCCCGTGGTGGAAAATGAAAAATGGCCCCCTactattggctcgaatcaaaactcgtcgaaattgAACTATTTAACGACGCATCAAAAATTAAATCTAgagcgtttttgcctttctcatataaagaaaggctatgcaatcactgtaaaaatcgacttttaaaccgaggcccggagggccgagtgtcatacaccattcgattcagttcgtcgagatcggcaaatgtctgtgtgtgtatgtgtgtgtgtcgtttaaactcacacaattttctcagagatggctgaaccgattttcgcaaacttattttcatatgaaaggtataacactcccataagctgctattgaatttttagttgatccaacttccggttccggagttacgggttgaaaagtgcggtcacacagtaaattcccatataaactggtaccaccatgatattcaaatgatgtaaaacatattaaaattgatgtaacattactctagtttgcgggtctggatcactaatgatcaatcaaagcggctttgaccacattggccacctatgacggttcatgacgcccccggggaactcgctaagttcctaagctaatatcacacccattccccaacgaattctctagcgatttttacaaacttgatttcaaatgaaagatacagtaataccattgactgcttctgaatttcattcggttctggctcttgcttccggagtcacaggggtgttagtaaggatacactggaatttcccatataaatcggtaaaattacttctaatcggaagtccggaattccgggcatattccacaattaaagtcccATCGGTGATTtgctcaaaccaagtctcaaatggaaggcaaaatatgcagttgagtattgcgtcgccgaccCTCCCCCCCCCGCTTTGCCCTTACACATCCCTCCTTCAtaactcccctccccttggaccaccctcacgccagCATTTcgttcatccaccccgtataccgaaataagatgaaggatttctgacgcatcctccactcccactctactaaccccccattcccttcactttcaaacccattccaccaacatttcaaaatataatcacatgaagataacattgaactcatgctggttaaactaattaaatattattcttttgcctttctcatatagaaaggtgcATAAccataatagggatctttagggggtGCGGGTTAaagcatattctgatgcagattagtaccgtgagttaatatctcagtcctttatcaatttttaggcccggaactattgaaaaaaacattttttagtttgtttccttttatgacaataacacatccaaacccatgcgacttgcacgactctataggttgccttatcagatctaccatagtttgcagatgaaacctGGGATGGcaagctgctagcggattgacaaagtaccggaccatgctgtgtggggtgctgtctcGGTTAACAataaggcgaacgagatatttgcagatacgtcatttagtgaGACAAatgtcagtttgttggttgaatttaaattggttttttttttaatttaaaaatcagaaatgaataattaaggtttaagaatgatatgagggcactcgtaaggacacccgctatcaatacatatgaaaaactggcgcAATttatccaaattaaagatccctattgctccaaaaaccgactttctaaccgaggtccggagggccgagtctcatataacattcgactcagttcgccgagatcgcaaaatatctgtgtgtatgtatttgtgtatgtatgtgtgtatgtgtgtatgtatgtatgtatgtatgtatgtatgtatgtatgtatgtatgtatgtatgtatgtatgtatgtatgtatgtatgtatgtatgtatgtatgtgtgtgtatgtgcggatttgttaacaaaatgtccacatcggtttctcggagatggctgaaccgatttttacaaactaagattcaaatgaaaggtataatattcccataggttgctactgaatttcattttccaccgacatcttgttccggattacgagttgaagagtatggttacaaaacaaaatttgttgatttgtccacatgggtttctcggaattttctgaaccgattttgacaaacttgattttaaatgaaaggtccatcagctgctgtttaattttgtgtggatccgagttctggttcctgaattacagggtgatacgtacgatcacgcagcaaatcccgattctaacgaattctgcgatgaatgccaaaaggtgaatttttttccaaaatgtaaacacaactgttgaatttgtagatctagattatagacactcatagtaatagaccagcgaaggtacttttatcgcgccaaacgaactgtcaaaatccggagccaaacgagcatgacgtcattcaatgcaaacaagcagaacaagtattgcgattttatttaaaaaaatatatattttgttattcacaaTAGGCTTCATTTTTCGTGTTCGTATTAGTATTTCACAatgttatttagaaagatatttattttgttcaaaataactacacaaaaagtattttacttatgctctttttcatcaaatttgtgtttctgaagaaattggatttttttctttcttttctcaatttcttgttgctcagtatcaaacatataactcctcttttgattcatatattgagccacttgaaaaattattttcataaaaacagatgatcgaatacagtcgagcacgttcgagcttgcacatttttgggtgatgccagtttaacatgcttgtttttctagttgccagttttgcggtttttacatccgcgagtctattactatgagtgtttataatctagatcaccaacagtcattcaaagtctctttggccacactggccaccatcgacggatccggaagcatccaaatccagaataacggttatattggtttctcgaaaatggctggaccgatttgatcaacttagtctcaaatgaaaggtgttgcgtccccggaaactgatattaaattccatctccatccgacttgcggctccgaagttacgggttgtggagtgcgatcacatagaaaactccgattcaaaccgataccgcgatgaatgcaaaaaggtgctcttatatatacttaccaagtataaaaagaatgaaagacatttccataatgttatattgtacgaaccagttattaaatcatagtttggaaaaatgagaaaggcacaattgcacctctaggtggattaaaacaggtttttcattaTATCTTATCTAACAGAAACGTGAAACGGAGAAAATCGCGTGTAAAAATTTCCTTGcgacttttaaatttatttaataattaaagcacacagaaggctaTTAATTGTACTATCACCTCTGCATTTACTCATTGCAGGATCGTATAAGCATATTACATGTTTTTTGCGAAGATAATAGGGAGATCATTGATAactattatttttttacattttgccgatcacttttgctattatgttcttttacatatgtggtcttggcaacaccgtttgtagatgtcacattttactgtgacgttttgagagacgggcttgtagttgtgatatattcagcgatgccagatttacagacatgtctgtattttacagacttttgatgtctcctgcagacgtagccagagatctacagactttcaaaagggtaatagtgtttagtaaaattgcactagaataactgttttcgaatacgagtgattccttcacaatagaattctactttcaatctatttttaaagtaaaattttaatgaaactagtatttacacaaccatctacaaacttttacagacattttagttattcttctacagacatttcaaaaaaaaacatgtggcatcgctgtaTATTTCATGTGCTGTATTGTAATCGAGAGtgtagatatgaggtttggcattggaaaaaCATGCTAACTACAGTCGATTTGGAGAAacatcacatctacaaaatattagcaaagctttggtatactatatgtgacattttgacttaagattaaattaacatgtaaagagttattatttttctctattattCGTGGACGATAAGGAGTCAATGCTTGgcttttatttggcataattaactcagtttgtttacatttgttagatatGACGTTGAATAAACGGTATAGAAATCACTGAAttttcgacaaacatatgattacggcttaaaagccaactgtcaaaattctctttgaaagtaaattccggacaaaccgactgcagtcgtgattcgctggttggtcgctttttaactggaccaccTGCCATATGGACGGGGCCAACATATATGTACttgacgatccataaatgacgtagcattttttgagtgatttttaacacccccctcccccctcgtagcatttcgtcacaaacatcTAAATACCCTCTGGAAATTACGTAGCTTGGCGGTAATTCtaccaccccccccccttgtccgcgtaaaaattaaaaaaaaatcaaaaacggtTTTAggtattcccctttaaaaaagctacgtagtatgacatgaccccctacccccctcgtcacacatcatcacaaaatataaaactccccctcccccatataatcccggacagaattttacaatagcatttaccctacaaacaatcataaaacaataaatattatagttattatagTTTtcttcacggtcccaaacactcatttactgtgggaacaatttttcactagtggtctttCCCcgatatgcttgttcatatgtcagtggcgccataatttcaaatgttggCACAGTCCCAACGACAAATATATTTTAGATTAACGTTAAAGCGGGTGAAACATTGTTTTTGAttattatgtctgttagtctgtgtcgTCAATACAACgtttttccattacacgtacaatacttttccaaacgaacaaacgacctctcaaaatacatggatttgactcgtttggaatgacactgacaaataatcattgttccaattttgacagtgtcgtcactctccttatatgcactcagcTTTTGTCGATACTCTCTagtatcacagactaacaggaataacactatgaggaaattccttGAAAAATATCGATCGGCGAATTTTactagaacactagctccatctTTTATACacggcacagactaacagacataacactcgacaACAATTCTTCGCCCGATTTAACGGTCTATTtttttagttgggactgtggtcgcatttgagattatggcgccactgatatatgcgcaagtatacgtgggatagaccactagcgaAAAATTGTTCCTGAGTTTGCGGGATAACCCTTTTGCAAATGAGCGGTTGGaaccgtgtataaaaggtggagctagtgttctaaaaaaaattcgccgatcgatattttttaaggaatttcctcatagtgttatcaaagactaacagacataacactatgagggaattccctcaaaaaacatcgatccgacaactttcccagaacactagctccaccttttattcacggtcccaaacactcatttactggtgggttacccctcatgtttggtaacaatttttcactagtggtctatcccccatatgcttgttcatatgtcagtggcgccataatttcaaatgtggccacagtcccaactacaaatatatttaaaatgaccgttaaagcaggcgaagctttgtttttaagtgttatgtctgttagtctgtggtgttatgtctgttagtctgtgtacGCGGTCCCAACCGCTCATTTTCAAAAGGGTTATTCCGCAGActcaggaacaaatatttaaaatgactgtTAAATCGGGCAaagaattgttttcgagtgttatgtctgttagtctgtggtacgGTTGCCACgaacattgctctcctccacaactaaccaGAAAAGGAGAGCAAAGAAGACAGGGCTGCGGCATCATaaccatattaaatttgcaaaagggcgaataagatttgtaaacaaacttttacttcgatggtttctcttaatttactataatttcacagcagaaaacaattgaaattacttctacgaagggtaaaaattta carries:
- the LOC131688629 gene encoding E3 ubiquitin-protein ligase RMND5A isoform X2; translated protein: MESCAAVEKEVDKVITKFSAINDHSQRIIGDVIAFIEKLRSSIAEAPSDEQLTPGQIEVLHDAMAKAKDKLQRLTTEHRDLHGTVSKVGKAIDRNFVADFTATSRTDVFQLDHNVTLLNKIMAQHFYRQGMDDVADTLINESGLPAEEITPEPYAELHRIWEAIHNHNLVPALEWSSRFSTELDARNSTLEFKLHRLAFMQILNGGINAQTEAITYARTNFSKFVKRFEKEIQILMGTLIYLPIGIQNSPYKYLTAPEMWIEAADVFIKDASSLLGINKDSPLSVVFNAGCTALPALLNLKQVMMSRQVTGIWNGRDELPIEIDLDPDNRFHSIFACPILRQQSSEDNPPMKLLCGHVISRDALSKLSNGPILKCPYCPMEQCPSDAKLIYF
- the LOC131688629 gene encoding E3 ubiquitin-protein ligase RMND5A isoform X1 encodes the protein MESCAAVEKEVDKVITKFSAINDHSQRIIGDVIAFIEKLRSSIAEAPSDEQLTPGQIEVLHDAMAKAKDKLQRLTTEHRDLHGTVSKVGKAIDRNFVADFTATSRTDVFQLDHNVTLLNKIMAQHFYRQGMDDVADTLINESGLPAEEITPEPYAELHRIWEAIHNHNLVPALEWSSRFSTELDARNSTLEFKLHRLAFMQILNGGINAQTEAITYARTNFSKFVKRFEKEIQILMGTLIYLPIGIQNSPYKYLTAPEMWIEAADVFIKDASSLLGINKDSPLSVVFNAGCTALPALLNLKQVMMSRQVTGIWNGRDELPIEIDLDPDNRFHSIFACPILRQQSSEDNPPMKLLCGHVISRDALSKLSNGPILNNTFRLKCPYCPMEQCPSDAKLIYF